In Eucalyptus grandis isolate ANBG69807.140 chromosome 4, ASM1654582v1, whole genome shotgun sequence, the following proteins share a genomic window:
- the LOC104441529 gene encoding probable mitochondrial import inner membrane translocase subunit TIM21, whose protein sequence is MQRVKRSAASLNVRWTGLMGLRNGFSLLSELKRSSSVSEAGLSSASSAVAASNRSNPAESVVFKSRYVRSTSHAEPMTKEILGAKGLHVPLRVLHNRKGIRLSPLQLLYTGANVDSRIYSLSRSFASRSSEKKGETASETKKDVSTIEDPFDAPTYNIPEKPVTFVEGASYSLIILAGLGVAAAAAYGVFNELIFQPKEYKIFNMALKRIQDDSQVRIRIGSPITGYGQESRNRAARQRIPHRAWTDEDGVEHIEVNFYIRGPHGAGKVFCRMFKDKVEKQWKFTSLIVQIMSPSPAQLLLESYVPA, encoded by the exons ATGCAGCGTGTGAAGAGATCGGCCGCGTCTCTCAACGTTCGATGGACCGGTTTGATGGGACTGCGGAATGGGTTCTCTCTTCTCTCGGAGCTCAAGCGTTCGAGTTCGGTCTCCGAGGCCGGCCTGTCTTCGGCCTCCTCGGCGGTCGCCGCGAGCAACCGCAGCAATCCGGCGGAATCC GTTGTATTTAAGTCACGTTATGTGAGAAGTACGTCTCATGCTGAACCTATGACTAAG GAGATACTCGGGGCCAAAG GATTGCATGTGCCCTTAAGAGTGCTCCACAATAGGAAAGGTATAAGGCTATCCCCATTACAGCTCCTGTATACAGGAGCCAATGTAGATAGTAGAATTTATTCGTTATCCAGATCCTTTGCTTCCAGATCTtcagagaaaaagggagagactGCATCAGAG ACTAAGAAGGATGTATCTACAATTGAAGATCCCTTTGATGCTCCTACCTATAACATACCTGAAAAACCTGTCACGTTTGTAGAGGGGGCTTCATACAGTCTCATTATTCTTGCGGGGCTTGGCGTTGCAGCTGCTGCAGCATATGGTGTTTTCAATGAGCTCATATTCCAACCAAAAGA ATACAAGATTTTCAACATGGCTCTGAAAAGGATTCAAGATGACAGTCAG GTTAGGATAAGGATTGGATCTCCAATTACTGGATATGGTCAAGAAAGTAGGAATCGAGCTGCACGCCAACGTATTCCACACAGGGCCTGGACTGATGAAGATGGTGTAGAGCATATTGAG GTCAATTTCTATATTCGTGGGCCCCATGGAGCTGGAAAAGTTTTTTGTCGAATGTTTAAAGACAAAGTGGAGAAGCAGTGGAAGTTCACAAGTTTGATTGTCCAAATCATGTCACCTTCCCCTGCACAATTGTTATTGGAGTCCTATGTGCCAGCTTAA